In Xanthomonas fragariae, the genomic window CACGAGCGGCCGACTGACCGCCAGCGGTGGATGCGGTGGCCGAGCGCGGCTGCAACAAGTCCTGGGAGAACGACTTGATCTCCACCCAATCCTTGTGCTTATCGTCGTGCGATTCACCCTTGATGGTGTCGATAGAAAGAAACGCGTGCTGCATATCTGGTCTCCTAAATTCCGGTCTTCCGTGAGATTGTTTTGCCAGGAGCGGCCTGGCGGTTATTTGCCTGTCCCGAAGGACATTGCGTCAACTGCAAAACAGTGGGATCTCCGTCCCTACGACAACAAGAAACGCTACGCCTTTTTAGTACCAGCCGGCAGTTCGGCCACCAGACGCAACGAAACAGACAGCTCATCGAGCTGGAAATGCGGCCTGATGAAGGCCACCGCGCGGTAGACACCGGGTTTCCCCGGCACTTCCGAAACTTGGACAGACGCTTCCCGCAAGGGGTATTGCGCCTTTGCTTCCTGACCGGCGTTGTCGTCCAGCAACACGTACTGTGAAATCCAACGGTTCAGGAAATCCTCGACATTGCGCGCCGAGGCGAAACTGCCGATCTTCTCGCGCATCATCGCCTTGAGGTAATGGGCGATACGCGACACGGCGAACATGTACTGCAGCTGCGCCGACAGGATCGCGTTGGCATTGGCCGAATCGGTGTTGTACTTCTTCGGCTTCTGCGCGGACTGCGCGCCGAAGAACGCCGCATAGTCGGTGTTCTTGCAATGCACCAGCGGGATGAAGCCAAGGTCGCTGAGTTCCTTCTCACGGCGGTCGGTGATTGCGATCTCGGTCGGGCACTTCAGCGCCACTTCGCCGTCGTCGGTGCGGAAGGTGTGGGTTGGCAGGTCTTCGACCAGGCCACCGCCTTCCACACCGCGGATCGCCGCGCACCAACCGTAGTCCTCGAACGCCTTGGTCAGGCGCGTGGCCATCGCATAAGCGGTGTTGCACCACAGATACTTGCTATGGTCGGCAGCGTCGACGTCTTCGACGAAGTTGAAGCCTTCGACCGTAGTGCCGTCCTTCGGGTTGTACGGCAGCCGCCCGAGAAAACGCGGCATGGTCAGGCCGACGTAGCGGCTATCCTCCGACTCACGGAACGACTTCCACTTGGCGTATTCGACAGTGTCGAACACCTTGGCCAGATCGCGCGGTTTGCCCAGGTCGGTGAAGGTTTCCAGACCGAACATCGATTCAGACGCGGCAGAGATGAAGGGCGCGTGCGCCGCGGCGGCCACATGCGACATCTGCTCGACGAAGTACATGTCCTCCGGCTGGCGGCCGATGTAGTAGTCGCCGACCAATGCGCCGAATGGCGCACCGCCGAAGGTGCCGAACTCTTCCTCGTAGACCTTCTTGAACAGCGCGCTTTGATCGAAGTCGATCGCCGACTTGAAGTCGCGCACCAGATCCCGCTGGGGCGAGTTGAAT contains:
- the tssC gene encoding type VI secretion system contractile sheath large subunit; amino-acid sequence: MAAEVSSATHNSAPATLTETGLLDQIVEQSKVAKSETEHQRAKDIISELAKEVLEGTVVVSDNLNLTLDARIAEIDRIISEQLSAVMHAPEFQKLESSWRGLHYMCEQTSTGVTMKIKVFNSPQRDLVRDFKSAIDFDQSALFKKVYEEEFGTFGGAPFGALVGDYYIGRQPEDMYFVEQMSHVAAAAHAPFISAASESMFGLETFTDLGKPRDLAKVFDTVEYAKWKSFRESEDSRYVGLTMPRFLGRLPYNPKDGTTVEGFNFVEDVDAADHSKYLWCNTAYAMATRLTKAFEDYGWCAAIRGVEGGGLVEDLPTHTFRTDDGEVALKCPTEIAITDRREKELSDLGFIPLVHCKNTDYAAFFGAQSAQKPKKYNTDSANANAILSAQLQYMFAVSRIAHYLKAMMREKIGSFASARNVEDFLNRWISQYVLLDDNAGQEAKAQYPLREASVQVSEVPGKPGVYRAVAFIRPHFQLDELSVSLRLVAELPAGTKKA